In Candidatus Pelagibacter sp. HIMB1321, a single genomic region encodes these proteins:
- a CDS encoding DUF3553 domain-containing protein translates to MILDYEPGDKVINPSNKEWGIGQVQSIIKEKVTVNFENVGKKVINSNNLELKKLNKQ, encoded by the coding sequence ATGATTTTAGATTATGAGCCAGGTGATAAAGTTATTAACCCTTCTAATAAAGAATGGGGAATAGGCCAGGTTCAATCTATCATAAAAGAAAAAGTAACTGTAAATTTTGAGAATGTGGGAAAAAAAGTAATTAACTCTAATAACTTGGAATTAAAAAAACTAAATAAACAATGA
- a CDS encoding 3'(2'),5'-bisphosphate nucleotidase CysQ family protein produces the protein MNIEKIIKDLKPTFYQAGELSIQLRKKGLDKKIKSDNTPVSNGDIEVNKIVTKKIKELTPEIPIVSEETSDNKSNLNLNTFWLVDPIDGTYDYINNLEEFTINAGLIVNKEPAAGIIYAPVKKRLFYSYGTNDAFEDINGSPTKLDSTKNFDKNQIKFVSYSNKLKPEIENLHKKLNVKTFTKMKSSLKFCVIAAGEYDGYVAEPRACEWDIAAGHAILVHAGGSVKDFENNKILYGKKDFKNPSLILKSKSLL, from the coding sequence ATGAATATTGAAAAAATAATTAAGGATTTAAAGCCTACTTTTTATCAAGCTGGTGAATTATCAATTCAATTAAGAAAAAAAGGATTAGATAAAAAAATAAAATCAGACAACACACCTGTAAGTAATGGCGATATAGAAGTAAATAAAATAGTAACTAAAAAAATTAAAGAATTAACTCCTGAGATACCAATTGTATCAGAAGAAACTTCTGATAATAAATCCAATCTTAATTTAAATACATTTTGGCTAGTAGATCCAATTGATGGAACATATGATTATATCAATAATTTAGAAGAATTTACTATTAATGCTGGATTGATTGTTAATAAAGAACCTGCTGCAGGGATTATATATGCACCAGTAAAAAAAAGATTATTTTACTCTTATGGAACAAATGATGCCTTTGAAGATATTAATGGCAGTCCAACAAAATTAGATAGCACAAAAAATTTTGATAAAAATCAAATTAAATTTGTATCTTATTCTAATAAACTTAAGCCAGAAATTGAAAATCTTCATAAGAAATTAAATGTTAAAACATTTACTAAAATGAAAAGTTCATTAAAATTTTGTGTAATTGCTGCAGGTGAATATGATGGTTATGTTGCTGAACCTAGAGCATGTGAATGGGACATAGCTGCTGGTCATGCAATACTAGTGCATGCTGGTGGATCAGTTAAAGATTTTGAAAATAATAAAATTTTATATGGGAAAAAAGATTTCAAAAATCCTAGTTTAATTCTTAAAAGTAAAAGTTTATTATAA
- a CDS encoding regulatory protein RecX, whose translation MIPIRNKRKTLEVTVEEMRNFALIYTEKYAPSKQQLKTYLLKKYLKLSVPSVKKQDVNRLIDLVLSDLEKSKFINDKFYSESKARSMIQRGSSINKIRNYLLGKGIEDTFIKDTVEKIKDQNSDQDFFSAIKLCKKKRIGPARTDDNRPLFYKKDISLLARNGFDFETSKKVMDLDKDEYSKMIGLL comes from the coding sequence ATGATTCCTATAAGAAATAAAAGAAAAACACTTGAAGTAACTGTAGAGGAAATGCGTAATTTTGCTCTTATATATACCGAGAAGTATGCACCTTCAAAACAACAATTAAAAACCTATTTATTGAAAAAATATTTAAAATTATCTGTCCCCAGTGTCAAAAAACAGGATGTAAATAGACTTATTGATTTAGTTTTGTCTGATTTAGAGAAAAGTAAATTCATTAATGATAAATTTTACTCTGAAAGTAAAGCAAGAAGTATGATCCAACGAGGAAGCTCAATTAATAAAATAAGAAACTATCTCTTAGGAAAAGGTATTGAGGATACTTTTATTAAAGACACTGTTGAGAAAATTAAAGATCAAAATTCAGATCAAGATTTTTTTTCAGCAATTAAACTATGTAAGAAAAAAAGAATTGGGCCTGCAAGAACAGATGATAATAGACCTTTATTTTATAAAAAAGATATATCTCTACTTGCTAGAAATGGTTTTGATTTTGAAACTTCAAAAAAAGTTATGGATCTTGATAAAGATGAATATTCTAAAATGATTGGATTACTGTAG
- a CDS encoding ABA4-like family protein — protein MIEQIYTFFNSEMLYLWINIGVLPFWLLLIFFPQSHLCKYFVTSIFPILILSGVYVFILYKAYIGAFDFDNNFSLYLGINYLTELFKDEYYLLMFWTHFVSINLFVGGWILNDSKKYYVNKILLSLPLILTYLIGPVGIFLYWIIKIFYSKKFNLY, from the coding sequence ATGATTGAACAAATTTATACCTTCTTTAATTCAGAAATGCTTTATCTTTGGATTAATATAGGTGTACTACCTTTTTGGTTATTATTAATTTTCTTTCCCCAATCTCATCTTTGTAAATACTTTGTGACATCAATATTTCCAATTCTTATATTGAGTGGTGTCTATGTTTTTATTTTATACAAAGCTTATATAGGTGCTTTTGATTTTGATAATAATTTTAGTCTATATCTTGGCATCAATTATTTAACTGAATTATTTAAAGATGAGTATTATTTGCTAATGTTTTGGACCCATTTTGTATCAATAAATTTATTTGTCGGCGGTTGGATACTAAATGATTCAAAAAAATACTATGTGAATAAGATACTTTTATCTTTGCCACTTATTTTAACTTATTTAATAGGCCCTGTTGGGATATTTTTATACTGGATAATTAAAATTTTTTATTCAAAAAAGTTTAATTTATACTAA
- a CDS encoding glycosyltransferase family 9 protein, translating into MNKKICIVYTHHKLGDLIWQLPYIKAISEYHQTKISLVVRKKTQAKNILKDLEHIKYIFYNDFRKGIYYFIDTLKLYKIFKKENFDFVYILDKVNKPAIAAKLAGIQNVIGPGLRNQKKWLTNKHYLEEDDWKKNYSEQSQKFLMLNSIPLKNFFPEINIDTKEFEKDNQDLLIEGKKISFGVDSFEDFKMWQEENFIRLADMLIKEKKLNYIYLLCGPDKSHIAENIIKLSGKDYFINCSSKDLSGVILAINNSEFLVGNNSGPLNLAAALGVKSFGLIANDPISELKYSKIIPITPDDYQDNIWIRDREAMKRLDVQKVFETIIKNI; encoded by the coding sequence ATGAATAAAAAGATTTGTATAGTCTATACTCACCACAAGCTTGGTGATTTAATATGGCAATTACCATACATCAAAGCAATTAGTGAATATCACCAAACAAAGATAAGTTTAGTTGTTAGAAAAAAAACACAAGCAAAAAATATATTAAAAGATTTAGAACATATAAAATATATTTTTTATAATGATTTTAGAAAAGGTATTTATTATTTTATTGATACTTTAAAATTATATAAAATATTTAAAAAAGAGAATTTTGACTTTGTTTATATTCTTGACAAAGTTAATAAACCAGCAATTGCAGCTAAACTAGCTGGCATTCAAAATGTTATAGGGCCCGGACTTAGAAATCAAAAAAAGTGGCTAACTAATAAACATTATCTAGAAGAGGACGATTGGAAAAAAAATTATTCAGAACAATCCCAAAAATTTCTAATGTTAAATTCAATTCCACTTAAAAATTTTTTTCCAGAAATAAATATAGATACAAAAGAATTTGAAAAAGATAATCAAGATCTGTTAATAGAGGGAAAAAAAATATCCTTTGGTGTTGACTCATTTGAAGACTTTAAAATGTGGCAGGAGGAAAATTTTATTAGATTAGCAGATATGCTTATTAAAGAAAAAAAATTGAATTATATATATCTTTTATGTGGACCAGATAAATCTCATATTGCAGAAAACATTATAAAATTATCAGGTAAAGATTATTTTATAAATTGTTCAAGTAAAGACCTTTCAGGTGTTATTCTTGCAATAAATAATTCTGAATTTTTAGTGGGTAACAATTCTGGGCCATTAAATTTAGCCGCTGCACTAGGTGTAAAATCTTTTGGGTTAATAGCAAATGATCCTATTAGTGAATTAAAGTATAGCAAAATAATTCCGATAACGCCTGATGATTATCAAGACAATATATGGATAAGAGATAGAGAGGCCATGAAAAGATTAGACGTTCAAAAAGTTTTTGAAACTATTATTAAAAACATCTGA
- a CDS encoding 2-hydroxychromene-2-carboxylate isomerase, with product MKNIDFYFDVISPYTFLAYKKIKNINSKLKINFTYKPILLGGLHKKVQITPPAFNEFKMKNMKNDCELIAKKNKIEFCWNDKFPINSINIMRGYLLIKSELKEKFIDFFFDAYWKDNKDLNNIEEFNKILEHLKINAEEYSKAIQDDSIKKKLKDLTDEAFNKEIFGAPTFVVNDKLFWGQDRLEYAIDELENLDK from the coding sequence ATGAAAAATATTGATTTTTATTTTGATGTAATAAGTCCTTACACATTTCTTGCATATAAAAAAATTAAAAATATTAACTCTAAACTTAAAATTAATTTTACTTACAAGCCCATACTTCTGGGAGGTTTGCATAAAAAAGTACAAATAACTCCTCCAGCATTTAATGAGTTTAAAATGAAAAATATGAAAAATGATTGTGAGTTAATTGCAAAAAAAAATAAAATTGAATTTTGTTGGAACGATAAATTTCCAATTAATTCAATTAATATCATGAGGGGATATCTTTTGATAAAAAGCGAATTAAAAGAAAAGTTTATAGATTTTTTTTTTGATGCTTATTGGAAAGATAATAAAGATCTTAATAATATTGAGGAATTTAATAAAATTTTAGAGCACTTAAAAATTAATGCCGAAGAATATTCAAAAGCAATTCAGGACGATAGTATTAAAAAAAAACTGAAAGATTTAACTGATGAAGCCTTTAATAAAGAAATTTTTGGAGCACCAACATTTGTTGTTAATGATAAATTATTTTGGGGTCAAGATCGTCTTGAATATGCAATTGACGAATTAGAAAATTTAGATAAATAA
- the bcp gene encoding thioredoxin-dependent thiol peroxidase, translating to MINIKKAPSFKLPSTNKDNYSLKDSLGKYVVIYFYPKDDTPGCSIETNDFNKLLPKFKKLNCDVFGISKDTIKSHDKFRDKYKIKFDLLSDEDLTVLKKYKVWAKKKFMGREFMGILRTTFLIDPKGKIIKIWENVKVKDHAKDVLATLNSIQK from the coding sequence ATGATTAATATTAAAAAAGCTCCAAGTTTTAAATTACCTTCAACTAATAAAGATAACTATTCTTTGAAAGACTCTCTTGGTAAATACGTTGTAATCTATTTTTATCCAAAAGATGACACTCCTGGATGCTCGATTGAAACGAATGATTTTAATAAGCTTCTTCCAAAATTTAAAAAACTAAACTGTGATGTTTTTGGTATTTCAAAAGATACAATAAAAAGTCATGATAAATTTAGAGATAAATACAAAATTAAATTTGATCTTTTATCTGATGAAGATTTAACTGTTTTAAAAAAATATAAAGTATGGGCTAAAAAAAAATTTATGGGTCGAGAATTTATGGGAATATTGAGAACTACTTTTTTAATTGATCCAAAAGGCAAAATCATAAAAATCTGGGAAAATGTTAAAGTTAAAGACCACGCCAAAGACGTTCTTGCTACATTAAATTCTATTCAAAAATAA
- a CDS encoding ammonium transporter: MTKMIKLISAPLLSLIMLMGLTSAGHAETTVSAEVGFIFNTLLFLICGFLVMFMAAGFAMLESGMVTSKSVSVICAKNIGLFSIAGIMFWLVGYNLAYGIPEGGYIGSFIPWSDSSAIDTGYSDGSDWYFQMVFCATTVSIVSGAMAERIKLWPFFLFAAILSGILYPIVMGWQWGGGWLAEIGFSDFAGSTLVHSTGGAAALAGAMIIGPRLGRFTKSGGVAPIKPFAASSIPLVTIGVFILWLGWFGFNGGSQLAMGTADDAIAVSTIFINTFLAGAGGVMAAATVTRLGFGKTDVVQMLNGCIGGLVAITAEPLMPSPLAAILIGGVGGVIVVYGTKLLFSLQIDDVVGAIPAHLFAGIWGTLIVPATNPDASFSAQLIGVLAVNIFIFIVAYIIWSIMKATVGLRLSKEAETKGTDVSETGVIAYAIRD; the protein is encoded by the coding sequence ATGACTAAAATGATTAAACTAATATCAGCACCTTTACTCTCATTAATAATGTTAATGGGTTTAACAAGTGCTGGACATGCTGAGACAACAGTATCAGCAGAAGTAGGGTTTATATTTAATACCCTATTATTTTTAATTTGCGGTTTCCTTGTCATGTTTATGGCGGCAGGTTTTGCAATGCTAGAATCTGGTATGGTAACTTCAAAAAGTGTATCGGTAATTTGTGCAAAAAATATCGGTTTATTTTCAATTGCTGGAATAATGTTCTGGTTAGTAGGTTATAATTTAGCTTACGGAATACCAGAAGGTGGATACATAGGAAGTTTTATTCCATGGTCTGATAGTAGTGCAATTGATACGGGTTATTCAGATGGATCTGATTGGTATTTCCAAATGGTATTCTGTGCAACTACAGTATCGATTGTATCAGGAGCGATGGCTGAAAGAATTAAACTATGGCCATTCTTTTTATTTGCAGCAATTTTATCAGGAATTTTATATCCAATCGTAATGGGTTGGCAGTGGGGTGGAGGCTGGTTAGCTGAAATCGGTTTTTCTGATTTTGCTGGATCAACTCTTGTACACTCAACTGGTGGTGCTGCAGCTTTAGCAGGTGCAATGATTATTGGGCCAAGACTTGGAAGATTTACAAAGTCTGGTGGTGTTGCTCCTATTAAACCATTTGCTGCTTCATCAATTCCATTAGTTACAATTGGTGTATTTATTTTATGGCTAGGTTGGTTTGGTTTCAATGGTGGTTCACAACTTGCAATGGGAACTGCTGATGACGCAATCGCTGTATCAACAATCTTTATTAATACATTCTTAGCAGGTGCAGGTGGTGTAATGGCTGCTGCAACTGTTACAAGATTAGGATTTGGCAAAACAGATGTTGTACAAATGTTAAATGGATGTATTGGTGGATTAGTTGCAATTACAGCCGAACCATTAATGCCGTCACCATTAGCTGCTATTTTAATTGGTGGTGTAGGTGGTGTAATTGTTGTGTACGGTACTAAACTATTATTCTCATTACAAATCGATGATGTAGTAGGTGCGATCCCAGCTCACTTGTTTGCAGGTATCTGGGGAACATTAATTGTACCAGCAACTAACCCTGATGCTTCTTTTAGTGCTCAGTTAATCGGAGTACTTGCAGTCAACATCTTTATCTTCATTGTTGCATACATAATATGGTCAATCATGAAGGCAACTGTTGGTCTAAGATTAAGTAAAGAAGCTGAAACAAAAGGAACAGACGTTTCAGAAACAGGTGTAATTGCTTACGCAATAAGAGACTAA
- a CDS encoding HU family DNA-binding protein yields the protein MNKKQLVVKLSSALNLSKADAERTFDTITNTILDALKGDDSVKIAGFGTYKVAKRKARVGRNPRTGEQIQIAASQKVKFLPAKALKEVFNK from the coding sequence ATGAACAAAAAACAACTAGTAGTAAAGCTTTCAAGCGCTTTAAACCTAAGTAAAGCAGATGCTGAAAGAACTTTTGATACAATTACCAACACTATTTTAGATGCTTTAAAAGGAGATGATTCAGTAAAAATCGCTGGATTTGGTACTTATAAAGTAGCTAAAAGAAAAGCAAGAGTTGGAAGAAACCCTAGAACTGGTGAGCAGATTCAGATCGCTGCATCACAAAAGGTTAAGTTCTTACCTGCAAAAGCTTTAAAAGAAGTATTCAATAAATAA
- the rseP gene encoding RIP metalloprotease RseP: MLTYIVPFIVLILIVVFIHEYGHYYFAKKYGVGVTDFSIGFGKEIFGWNDKSGTRWKICWIPLGGYVKFFGDRNVYSQADHDEIIKKYSKEEQDKLFTLKPLYQRALIVFGGPLANFILALVIFFSIYTFIGKDFTPAVINEVQKNSPAMVGGLKEGDVILEIDNNEVQSIMDVSKYIMMSTADVIDFKVKRSYDELILKIKPDLVEGEDNLGNKINKRMVGIKLGAYNDQVNHVKLGPAQSILHAFNEVYYVSVSSLKYIGGMIVGKADTSQLGGPIRIAKISGQVADIGLLAFISMMAYISISLGLVNLFPIPMLDGGHLMFYAFEKVLGRPLSQKTQEGFFRIGMFLLISLMFFTTFNDLKDLGLFR, translated from the coding sequence ATGCTTACATATATAGTGCCATTTATAGTTTTGATTTTAATTGTGGTGTTTATCCATGAGTACGGTCATTATTATTTTGCCAAAAAATATGGAGTAGGGGTTACTGATTTTTCAATTGGATTTGGTAAAGAGATATTTGGTTGGAACGATAAATCTGGCACTAGATGGAAGATATGCTGGATCCCACTTGGAGGCTACGTTAAGTTTTTTGGAGACCGGAATGTTTACTCACAAGCTGATCACGATGAAATCATAAAAAAATACAGCAAAGAAGAACAAGATAAATTATTTACCTTAAAACCTTTATATCAAAGAGCATTAATTGTTTTTGGTGGGCCTTTAGCTAATTTTATATTGGCATTAGTGATCTTTTTTTCAATTTATACTTTTATTGGTAAGGATTTTACACCAGCGGTGATTAATGAAGTTCAAAAAAATAGTCCTGCTATGGTGGGTGGTCTTAAAGAAGGAGATGTTATTTTAGAAATAGATAACAATGAAGTTCAAAGCATCATGGATGTCTCCAAATATATAATGATGTCTACTGCTGATGTTATCGATTTTAAAGTTAAACGTTCTTATGATGAATTAATATTAAAGATAAAACCTGATTTAGTTGAGGGTGAAGATAATTTAGGGAATAAAATTAATAAACGAATGGTTGGAATAAAACTTGGTGCTTATAATGATCAAGTTAACCACGTAAAACTCGGTCCGGCCCAGTCAATATTGCATGCCTTTAATGAAGTGTATTATGTAAGTGTTTCATCTTTAAAATACATTGGTGGAATGATAGTTGGTAAGGCCGATACTTCTCAATTAGGAGGTCCAATTAGAATTGCTAAAATATCAGGCCAAGTTGCTGATATTGGTTTACTCGCTTTTATTAGCATGATGGCTTATATTTCAATAAGTCTTGGTTTGGTTAACTTATTCCCTATCCCAATGCTTGATGGTGGTCACTTGATGTTTTATGCATTTGAAAAGGTTTTAGGCCGTCCATTATCACAGAAAACACAAGAAGGTTTTTTTCGAATCGGGATGTTTTTATTGATATCATTGATGTTTTTCACTACCTTTAATGACCTAAAAGACCTTGGTTTATTTAGATAA
- a CDS encoding DsbA family oxidoreductase, whose product MKIKVFADTICGWCYIGHSRLNKALAEFKDVQFEIEHMPFQLNPDMPKEGIERSRYLEIKFGSKENAQPMYDRMVEEANKEGLNFNLDIIKKTPNTVLSHLLINLAEKENKQNEIKEKIYQSYFIEGLDIGDKEILINIGKQFDINENKINEFFNLENIEKVNSYRKIANEKNITGVPFFEIGKDYISGAQSSSNLATAIKNNLN is encoded by the coding sequence ATGAAAATAAAAGTATTTGCAGATACCATTTGTGGCTGGTGTTATATTGGTCACTCAAGACTAAATAAAGCTTTAGCAGAATTTAAAGATGTTCAATTTGAAATAGAGCATATGCCATTTCAACTTAATCCTGATATGCCAAAAGAAGGAATAGAGCGAAGTAGATACTTAGAAATAAAGTTTGGTAGTAAAGAAAATGCACAACCCATGTATGACCGAATGGTTGAAGAAGCCAATAAAGAAGGGCTTAATTTTAATTTAGATATTATAAAAAAAACACCCAATACTGTTCTTTCACACCTATTGATTAATTTAGCTGAAAAAGAAAATAAACAAAATGAAATTAAAGAAAAAATTTATCAATCCTATTTCATAGAAGGACTTGATATTGGAGACAAAGAAATTTTAATCAATATAGGTAAACAATTTGATATCAATGAAAATAAAATTAATGAATTCTTTAATTTAGAGAATATTGAAAAAGTTAATTCCTATAGAAAAATTGCTAATGAAAAAAATATAACGGGAGTTCCATTTTTTGAAATAGGAAAAGATTATATTTCAGGTGCACAAAGTTCTTCAAATCTAGCAACAGCAATCAAAAATAACTTAAATTAA
- a CDS encoding DMT family transporter gives MTADNNSKGIILIMIAMSLFAMQDSLIKFIFEQSALYEIFFGRYLVAAILLFCYIKFRGQKVTLKTHYPILTIVRVILHFFAFSFFFISLTYMQLATANALFFSCPFFVSIFAKFFLKEFIGIRRWSAIAFGFTGVLIVLNPNFSEFEFRNLLPVLSALLYAASMTITKYTSDKDDVNTQLYYFYLIALMLCGVIYVFMGSGQFNNVNFDPTTQFIFREWFSNFDYTWKFILFFGIAASIAFVCIFSAYIVASPSVVSLFEYSLIIMSMIPGYFLFNEIPSLRTLIGVICIISAGVYIYFRERVRDQYIASETPARR, from the coding sequence ATGACAGCTGATAATAATTCCAAAGGGATTATCTTGATCATGATTGCAATGAGCTTGTTTGCAATGCAAGACTCTTTAATTAAGTTTATCTTTGAACAATCAGCTTTGTATGAAATATTTTTTGGCAGATACTTGGTTGCTGCAATATTGTTGTTTTGTTACATCAAATTTAGAGGGCAGAAAGTAACTCTTAAAACTCATTATCCTATTTTAACTATTGTAAGGGTCATACTTCATTTTTTTGCATTTTCATTTTTCTTCATTTCTTTAACTTATATGCAACTTGCAACCGCCAATGCTTTATTTTTTTCTTGTCCATTCTTTGTCTCTATCTTTGCAAAGTTTTTCTTAAAAGAATTTATTGGAATTAGAAGATGGTCAGCAATTGCATTTGGTTTTACCGGTGTATTAATTGTACTAAATCCTAATTTTTCAGAATTTGAATTTAGAAATTTACTTCCTGTATTAAGCGCTTTACTTTACGCAGCTTCAATGACGATTACGAAGTACACTTCAGATAAAGATGATGTAAACACCCAGCTTTATTACTTTTATTTAATTGCTCTTATGTTATGTGGTGTGATTTATGTATTTATGGGAAGCGGTCAGTTTAATAATGTAAACTTTGATCCAACAACTCAATTTATATTTAGAGAGTGGTTTTCAAATTTTGATTATACTTGGAAATTTATATTATTCTTTGGCATAGCTGCTTCTATTGCTTTTGTTTGTATATTTTCAGCTTATATTGTTGCATCCCCATCTGTTGTGTCTTTATTTGAATATTCATTAATTATTATGTCAATGATCCCTGGATATTTCTTATTTAATGAAATCCCATCTCTAAGAACGTTGATAGGAGTAATATGTATTATTTCTGCTGGGGTTTATATTTATTTTAGAGAAAGAGTAAGAGATCAGTATATTGCATCAGAAACCCCTGCTAGAAGGTAA
- a CDS encoding FecR domain-containing protein: protein MFKNTDFYNRRKFIKLTTQLLLASGLSPSLVFASETNKILSGNFFIDGKQASTNFKDLDNTTIETKDEKSIIKFKDDFFLIRPDTKIEFASKKLLKVIQGSVHAVFGKRKDELTVEVPNGTIGIRGTSIFVDIEPKHNRTYFCNCYGKTALYNKEGNLLEDITSFGHESGALTSDGKFKRYGVNYLTNLYALRHPKIFDDEMEQAGCIVENSHCQLK from the coding sequence ATGTTTAAGAATACAGATTTTTATAATAGACGAAAATTTATCAAATTAACTACTCAACTTTTATTAGCTTCTGGTTTAAGCCCCAGTTTAGTTTTTGCTTCAGAAACTAATAAGATTTTATCAGGAAATTTTTTTATTGATGGAAAACAAGCAAGTACAAATTTTAAGGATCTAGATAACACTACAATTGAAACTAAAGATGAAAAATCAATTATAAAATTTAAAGATGACTTTTTTTTAATTAGACCCGATACAAAAATTGAATTTGCATCTAAAAAATTATTAAAAGTTATTCAAGGATCTGTTCATGCAGTATTTGGAAAACGTAAGGATGAATTAACAGTTGAGGTTCCAAATGGTACTATTGGAATTAGAGGTACTTCAATCTTTGTTGATATCGAGCCAAAGCATAACAGAACTTATTTTTGCAACTGTTATGGCAAAACTGCCCTTTATAATAAAGAGGGTAATTTATTAGAGGATATTACATCATTTGGTCATGAGAGTGGTGCATTGACTAGCGATGGTAAGTTCAAACGATATGGTGTTAATTATCTAACCAATCTTTATGCTTTAAGACATCCAAAAATTTTTGATGATGAAATGGAACAGGCTGGCTGTATCGTTGAAAATAGTCACTGTCAATTAAAGTAA
- a CDS encoding DM13 domain-containing protein, producing MKNKALLLFSHLFVLIVGFGLGVYFLPILTAPKSLDTLKINEYEQKALYQTEFVKDLKGSDLFHWGEAKVTISNDKITVNGSIAPGPDYKLYLTNKFVEYEDEFLAIKDNAKYVAEVKSFKNFAIEVSNDIQVNKYNTIVIWCESFNEFITSAKYQ from the coding sequence ATGAAAAATAAAGCACTACTTTTGTTTAGTCATCTATTTGTGCTCATAGTGGGTTTTGGTCTAGGTGTTTATTTTTTACCAATTTTAACTGCACCAAAATCACTAGATACACTTAAGATTAATGAATATGAACAAAAGGCGTTATATCAAACAGAATTTGTTAAAGATTTAAAAGGTAGCGATCTTTTTCATTGGGGGGAGGCTAAAGTTACAATTTCTAACGACAAAATCACAGTCAATGGCTCCATTGCACCTGGTCCAGATTATAAACTCTATCTAACAAATAAGTTTGTAGAGTATGAGGACGAATTTTTGGCAATCAAAGACAATGCTAAATACGTAGCAGAAGTAAAATCATTTAAAAATTTTGCAATTGAAGTTTCTAACGATATTCAAGTTAATAAATACAACACTATTGTGATTTGGTGTGAAAGCTTCAATGAATTCATTACCAGCGCAAAATATCAATAG
- a CDS encoding STAS domain-containing protein: MSYPEKTENDVLIITANGEIDLENSGGLREQIASALDANTAVSIIMSDVAYIDSSGVAALIESKQRAGEGGKEFKIIKPSEAVLSVIKLAKLDSFFDIEN, from the coding sequence ATGAGTTATCCAGAAAAAACAGAAAACGATGTTCTTATAATCACAGCTAACGGCGAAATTGATTTAGAAAATTCTGGTGGTTTAAGAGAACAAATTGCAAGTGCCCTAGATGCTAATACCGCTGTTTCAATAATCATGAGTGATGTAGCTTATATTGATAGTTCAGGTGTTGCCGCATTAATTGAAAGTAAACAAAGAGCTGGTGAAGGTGGAAAAGAATTTAAAATCATAAAACCAAGTGAAGCAGTTTTATCAGTGATTAAGTTAGCAAAACTTGATAGTTTTTTTGATATCGAAAATTAA